The proteins below are encoded in one region of bacterium:
- the recA gene encoding recombinase RecA: MTKETDDKKKNLDIALQQIDKQYGKGSIMRLGDNGPIQRVEVIPTGSLALDSALGAGGVPRGRVIEIYGPESSGKTTLALSIIAQAQKSGGSAAIIDAEHALDATYAKALGVNIDELLVSQPDTGEQALEIAEMLIRSSALDVVVVDSVAALVPKAEIEGEMGDALPGLQARLMSQALRKLTAVVSRSRTSLIFINQLRMKIGVMFGNPETTTGGNALKFYATVRMDIRRVASLKDGENIVGNRTRVKVVKNKLAAPFREAEFDIMYGRGIDHTGDVLDLASNLGVVNKSGTWYSYNEERLGQGKDRVVELLNENPTTLASIERAVRTMLGFEAPELAEAAPAAEPATDGRTSRSKKNA; encoded by the coding sequence CGACAAAAAGAAGAATCTCGACATTGCCCTGCAGCAGATCGACAAGCAGTACGGCAAGGGATCGATTATGCGGCTTGGCGACAATGGGCCGATTCAACGGGTAGAGGTCATTCCCACCGGGTCGCTCGCGCTGGATTCAGCTCTCGGAGCCGGCGGCGTGCCGCGCGGCCGTGTCATTGAAATCTACGGACCGGAATCTTCCGGCAAGACGACCCTGGCGCTGAGCATTATTGCCCAGGCCCAGAAGTCGGGCGGCAGCGCTGCGATTATCGACGCGGAACATGCCCTCGATGCCACCTATGCCAAGGCGCTGGGTGTGAACATCGACGAGCTGCTGGTCAGTCAGCCCGACACCGGCGAACAGGCGCTGGAAATCGCCGAGATGCTGATTCGCTCCTCGGCGCTGGATGTGGTGGTGGTCGACTCCGTGGCAGCCCTGGTGCCCAAGGCGGAAATCGAAGGCGAGATGGGCGATGCCCTGCCGGGTTTGCAGGCGCGACTGATGAGTCAGGCGCTGCGCAAACTGACGGCGGTGGTCTCCCGCTCCCGCACCAGCCTCATCTTCATCAACCAGCTCCGAATGAAGATCGGCGTTATGTTCGGTAACCCCGAAACCACCACCGGCGGTAACGCGCTGAAGTTCTACGCCACGGTGCGGATGGACATTCGCCGCGTCGCGTCTCTCAAGGACGGCGAAAATATCGTCGGAAACCGCACGCGTGTAAAGGTCGTTAAAAACAAGTTAGCGGCCCCCTTCCGTGAAGCGGAATTTGACATCATGTACGGCCGTGGCATTGATCACACCGGCGACGTGCTGGACCTCGCGTCCAACCTCGGCGTGGTGAACAAGAGCGGCACGTGGTACAGTTACAATGAGGAGCGGCTGGGCCAGGGCAAAGACCGCGTGGTGGAACTGCTGAATGAGAATCCCACCACTCTGGCCAGCATCGAGCGGGCCGTCCGCACCATGCTGGGCTTTGAAGCTCCCGAACTTGCCGAGGCGGCTCCCGCAGCCGAACCGGCGACCGATGGTCGCACGTCGAGAAGCAAAAAGAACGCTTAA
- a CDS encoding regulatory protein RecX, with the protein MNIEYPQRTERRSRPKVNSLQYAVRLLSVRSYSEKRLREKLAGRQFTPEEIDSAVKRLRDERLLDDRNFAEEFVRTRLLLRPRTGAALLRDLLQRGISKHLAQEVIAEMAPKDQDEALARELLRRKASLYAGLDDQTRRRRIMSMLARRGFSYDTIDKVLKAGPGDLSDES; encoded by the coding sequence GTGAACATCGAATATCCGCAGCGAACAGAACGCCGCTCCCGGCCCAAGGTCAACTCCCTGCAGTATGCCGTAAGGCTGCTCTCCGTTCGCTCCTATTCCGAGAAGCGGCTGCGCGAAAAACTGGCAGGCCGGCAGTTTACTCCCGAAGAGATTGACAGTGCGGTCAAGCGGTTGCGCGACGAGCGGCTGCTGGATGACCGCAACTTCGCCGAAGAATTTGTGCGCACGCGGTTGCTGCTCCGTCCCCGGACGGGCGCGGCTTTATTGCGCGACCTGCTGCAGCGCGGCATTTCCAAGCATCTGGCACAGGAAGTGATTGCCGAAATGGCTCCCAAAGACCAGGATGAGGCGCTGGCGCGCGAACTGCTGCGGCGTAAGGCGTCGCTCTATGCAGGATTGGATGATCAGACCCGCCGCCGCCGCATCATGAGCATGCTCGCGCGGCGAGGTTTTTCCTACGATACCATCGATAAAGTGCTCAAGGCCGGTCCCGGCGACCTGTCCGATGAGTCCTGA
- the alaS gene encoding alanine--tRNA ligase, whose product MTSKEIRQQFLEFFRERGHTIVPSASVVPQDDPTLLFTNAGMNQFKPIFLGRVKPDYTRAADTQKCIRVSGKHNDLEEVGPSPYHHTFFEMLGNWSFGDYFKKDAIVWAWDLITRVYGMPKDKLYATVYETDDEAEALWKSETDIIPSHVLRYGKKDNFWTMGDTGPCGPCSELHIDRGPSFDSDPNAFVNTGSPRYIELWNLVFIQYELQKDGTLLPLPACHVDTGAGLERLTTVMNGLRSNYDTDLFQPIIQTIAQMSGRPYADDPSGVPHRVIADHLRCLSFAIADGAMPGNEGRGYVLRRILRRAARFGRKLEIHEPFIYKLVPVLIDVMGDVFPELKERHLHVTRVIQSEEEHFGKTLDRGLERFDEVVSELRQHKSTIIPGAEAFRLYDTFGFPLDLMQLMAREQELTVDEAGFEKEMAAQKERARAAGTFKADGGFKKFVSEIYGPSQFVGYDHWNSVEADLLGIEPQDVDDNSFYLVTDRTPFYAESGGQVADRGFIDLVTDAGLPDRLEVTEVQRMGQAIVHTVQPASPDIKQSLVRKVRSDDETWVKRTKARLSVRREHRIPTQYNHTATHLLQAALREALGTHVHQTGSLVDPDYLRFDYSHYEKPTESELKQIEERVNEFIRMNYPVKPRTTTLAEAKAAGAMALFGEKYGEEVRLVEIGENGQYISRELCGGTHVSRTGDIGVFVIETETSVAAGIRRIIALTGERALRYLLERRDKVNDFTGVLQSEGSDPLDKLRKILEDKKKLEKELEHLRAQTAASSMHDLASKAVSIGSAKLVATQVDAQNMDQLKEIGDALREALGSGVGVLLSVFDGKPALVVVVTPDLVKSGVDAVPIVKELAKFLQGGGGGKPHLATAGGKNLEGIADVLANAQDLVGKYVKS is encoded by the coding sequence ATGACCTCCAAAGAAATCCGCCAACAGTTCCTCGAGTTCTTCCGCGAACGCGGCCACACCATCGTTCCTTCCGCCTCCGTGGTTCCGCAGGACGACCCTACGTTGCTTTTTACCAACGCGGGCATGAACCAGTTCAAGCCTATTTTTCTCGGCCGCGTCAAGCCGGACTACACCCGCGCCGCGGACACGCAGAAGTGCATCCGCGTCTCCGGCAAGCACAACGATCTCGAAGAGGTCGGTCCGTCGCCTTACCATCATACGTTTTTCGAGATGCTGGGCAACTGGAGTTTCGGCGACTACTTCAAGAAGGATGCGATTGTCTGGGCCTGGGATCTGATCACACGCGTGTATGGCATGCCCAAGGACAAGCTTTACGCCACCGTCTACGAGACCGATGATGAGGCCGAAGCGCTGTGGAAGAGCGAGACCGATATTATTCCGTCGCACGTGCTGCGCTACGGCAAGAAGGACAATTTCTGGACGATGGGCGACACCGGCCCCTGCGGCCCGTGCAGCGAACTGCACATCGACCGTGGCCCGTCCTTCGATTCCGATCCGAACGCGTTCGTCAACACCGGCTCGCCGCGCTACATCGAACTGTGGAATCTGGTCTTCATCCAGTATGAACTCCAGAAGGACGGCACGCTGCTTCCCCTTCCCGCCTGTCATGTGGACACCGGCGCGGGACTGGAGCGGCTGACTACGGTCATGAACGGCCTGCGTTCGAACTATGACACGGATCTTTTCCAGCCGATCATTCAGACCATTGCGCAGATGTCCGGCAGACCGTATGCCGATGATCCGAGCGGCGTGCCGCACCGGGTGATCGCTGACCACTTGCGCTGCCTGTCCTTTGCCATTGCCGACGGCGCCATGCCCGGCAACGAAGGGCGCGGCTATGTGCTGCGTCGCATTCTGCGCCGCGCGGCGCGTTTCGGGCGCAAACTCGAGATTCATGAACCGTTTATCTACAAGCTGGTACCGGTGCTGATCGATGTGATGGGCGACGTTTTCCCTGAACTCAAAGAGCGCCACCTGCACGTCACCCGCGTCATTCAGTCCGAGGAAGAGCATTTCGGCAAGACGCTGGATCGCGGCCTCGAACGCTTCGACGAAGTGGTTTCCGAGTTGCGCCAGCACAAGTCCACCATTATCCCGGGTGCGGAAGCCTTCCGCCTTTATGACACTTTTGGTTTCCCGCTCGATCTGATGCAGCTTATGGCCCGCGAGCAGGAATTAACGGTGGATGAGGCGGGATTCGAAAAGGAGATGGCGGCGCAGAAGGAGCGGGCCAGAGCGGCAGGAACGTTTAAGGCTGATGGTGGCTTCAAGAAATTCGTTTCAGAGATATATGGACCGTCCCAGTTCGTCGGATATGATCATTGGAATAGCGTTGAAGCAGATCTTCTAGGCATCGAGCCGCAGGATGTGGATGATAACTCCTTCTATCTTGTGACGGACAGAACCCCCTTCTACGCGGAATCTGGTGGACAAGTCGCCGATCGCGGATTCATTGACCTCGTTACAGATGCAGGTCTTCCAGATAGATTGGAAGTCACCGAAGTTCAGCGAATGGGACAAGCGATTGTCCATACAGTTCAGCCCGCATCGCCAGACATTAAGCAGTCGCTCGTCAGGAAGGTCCGATCCGACGACGAAACTTGGGTGAAACGCACGAAAGCTCGGCTGTCGGTGAGGCGTGAACATCGCATCCCCACTCAGTACAACCACACGGCCACGCACTTGCTGCAGGCCGCGCTCCGTGAGGCGCTGGGAACGCACGTGCATCAGACCGGCTCGCTGGTAGATCCTGACTATTTGCGCTTCGACTATTCCCACTATGAGAAGCCAACGGAAAGCGAACTGAAGCAGATCGAAGAGCGCGTCAACGAGTTCATCCGCATGAACTATCCGGTTAAGCCGCGCACTACGACCCTTGCCGAAGCTAAGGCCGCCGGTGCGATGGCGCTGTTCGGCGAGAAGTATGGCGAAGAAGTGCGGCTGGTAGAGATCGGCGAGAATGGTCAGTACATTTCCCGCGAACTCTGCGGCGGCACGCACGTGAGCCGCACCGGCGACATCGGTGTGTTTGTGATCGAAACCGAAACCTCCGTCGCCGCGGGCATCCGGCGCATTATCGCCCTCACAGGCGAGCGCGCGCTGCGCTATCTGCTTGAACGCCGCGACAAGGTCAATGACTTCACCGGAGTGTTGCAAAGCGAAGGCAGCGACCCGCTGGACAAGCTGCGCAAGATCCTCGAAGATAAGAAAAAGCTCGAGAAGGAACTCGAGCATCTGCGCGCCCAGACGGCGGCCTCCTCCATGCACGATCTGGCATCGAAGGCCGTATCCATCGGCAGCGCAAAACTGGTGGCCACGCAGGTGGATGCTCAGAATATGGATCAGCTCAAAGAGATCGGCGACGCATTGCGCGAGGCACTGGGCTCGGGCGTCGGCGTGCTGCTGTCCGTATTTGACGGCAAGCCCGCGCTGGTGGTGGTGGTCACTCCCGATCTGGTCAAGTCCGGCGTGGATGCTGTGCCCATCGTCAAGGAACTCGCTAAGTTCCTGCAAGGCGGCGGCGGCGGCAAGCCGCATCTGGCCACGGCAGGCGGCAAGAATCTCGAGGGTATCGCTGACGTGCTGGCTAACGCGCAGGACCTGGTCGGTAAATACGTCAAATCGTGA
- a CDS encoding peroxiredoxin produces the protein MHTHLQEGQPAPDFDLMDGDGRRHRLPDYNGQRVLLYFYGRDDTPGUTLEAVNFARSISQYAAQGIAVLGVSTDTPESHKRFAQKYSLPFSLLADTGGTVTRAYGVANKPDEASVRARRVSFMIDDNGRIEKIWDPVSAPVHNEEVLAYLSRLV, from the coding sequence ATGCACACTCATTTGCAGGAAGGCCAACCCGCGCCGGATTTCGATCTGATGGATGGTGATGGCAGGCGCCACCGTCTGCCGGACTACAACGGCCAACGCGTACTGCTTTATTTCTACGGGCGTGACGACACGCCGGGCTGAACCTTGGAAGCTGTCAATTTCGCTCGCAGCATCAGTCAGTATGCCGCGCAGGGAATTGCCGTGCTCGGTGTGAGTACGGATACGCCGGAATCACATAAACGCTTTGCTCAGAAATACTCGCTGCCTTTTTCGCTGTTGGCCGATACCGGCGGCACGGTAACCCGGGCCTATGGTGTGGCGAACAAACCGGATGAAGCGAGTGTGCGTGCGCGTCGTGTGTCGTTCATGATCGACGACAACGGGCGGATTGAGAAGATCTGGGACCCGGTCTCCGCTCCCGTTCACAACGAGGAAGTGCTCGCGTATCTTTCCAGACTCGTGTAG